A stretch of Borrelia turcica IST7 DNA encodes these proteins:
- the mltG gene encoding endolytic transglycosylase MltG, which translates to MLMKIKNFFISSFVLIIILFILAFFLYFLNSSPFESELLYEFEVQKGWGVKRIARELKRQGFIRSEKLLVAISYLFDSDKNFKEGKYLISRNFSTFDVYKELLKGSPALDISVTIPEGYTARRIALKLSKFGIIDDVQSFVDLINDARFINELGLDYYSLEGFLFPDTYKFYKDMDMKEIIRVFVGNFFSKLISMGIDYKSYSSEDLYHRVIIASIVEREYRVKSEAAVMASVFYNRIKSNMALQSCATVEYIITEELKRPHPRRIYFSDLEIKSDYNTYVNRGYPPTPISNAGAVSLRAAFFPDKTNYLFFVLKNPKTGTHKFSSGYSDHLLAANSYIYNFVTKD; encoded by the coding sequence ATTCTTATGAAAATAAAAAATTTTTTTATTTCTTCTTTTGTTTTGATTATTATACTTTTTATCTTAGCATTTTTTTTATATTTTTTAAATTCTTCTCCTTTTGAATCTGAATTGTTATATGAATTTGAAGTTCAGAAAGGATGGGGAGTAAAGAGGATAGCTAGGGAGCTTAAAAGGCAAGGATTTATTAGATCTGAGAAACTGTTGGTAGCTATTTCCTATCTTTTTGATAGTGATAAAAATTTTAAAGAAGGCAAATATTTAATTAGTAGGAATTTTTCAACCTTTGATGTGTATAAGGAGCTTTTGAAGGGAAGTCCTGCGCTTGACATTAGTGTTACGATACCTGAGGGATATACGGCCAGAAGGATAGCTTTAAAGCTTAGTAAATTTGGTATTATTGATGATGTTCAGAGTTTTGTTGATTTGATAAATGATGCTAGATTTATTAATGAGCTTGGACTTGATTATTATTCTCTTGAAGGGTTTTTATTTCCAGATACTTATAAATTTTATAAGGATATGGACATGAAAGAAATAATTCGAGTTTTTGTTGGTAATTTTTTTAGTAAACTTATTTCTATGGGAATAGATTATAAGTCTTATTCTAGTGAAGATCTTTATCATAGAGTAATTATTGCTTCTATTGTAGAGAGAGAATATAGAGTTAAGAGTGAAGCAGCAGTAATGGCTTCTGTTTTTTACAATAGGATAAAGTCTAATATGGCTTTGCAATCTTGTGCTACGGTTGAGTATATTATTACTGAAGAGTTAAAAAGGCCTCATCCTAGGAGGATTTATTTTTCAGATTTAGAGATTAAGTCTGATTATAATACTTATGTCAACAGAGGTTATCCTCCAACTCCAATTTCTAATGCAGGTGCTGTATCTTTGCGGGCAGCTTTTTTCCCGGATAAAACAAATTATTTATTTTTTGTTTTAAAAAATCCTAAGACTGGAACTCATAAATTTTCTTCAGGCTATAGTGACCATCTCTTAGCTGCAAATAGTTATATTTATAATTTTGTTACTAAGGATTGA
- the rpmF gene encoding 50S ribosomal protein L32: MAVPKFKPSKSRSRTRRSINMRKKIPQLQECSNCGNLGVRHRVCLKCGYYRNNQYLELGL, translated from the coding sequence ATGGCTGTTCCAAAGTTTAAGCCTTCAAAGTCTAGAAGTAGGACAAGGCGTAGTATAAATATGAGGAAAAAAATACCACAACTGCAAGAATGTTCAAACTGTGGTAATCTTGGTGTAAGGCATAGGGTTTGCTTAAAGTGTGGTTATTATAGAAATAATCAATATTTAGAATTGGGTTTGTAG
- the rpoD gene encoding RNA polymerase sigma factor RpoD, producing MNSIENKDLQCFRKKNSKVIKAILDYLRGRKEITFGDLSTLLSEDMLEPENIDFIYGILEDEGISLIDERVESKNSSVSDSSELEESSKMDSQFMVLGDSVDGDDEVDDKLEEFDDDILDKEDFSGCIKSGLLKDNNTEDPIRLYLKEIGKEFLLTGDQEVELAKQMDSGESIIENILKSEGLVIENYYNLVNAIYSRVDREEFFKREKEREKDNNADYYNKKKRITSFYKASLKPFQERLVSYIENKHKLYELGEDIFEESINNERLYIKEMLKSVPLYQEELRVFSDDYIDSASKIRDLKRQQKSILDRLKVDKIRNLRVLGRDLAIPERRERIEKSLNIREDLIKEQITEAQLAQKELERIEMYYEYPIDRIIRMSEEILKGKQMMQHAKDQLIKANLRLVVSIAKKYANRGLHFFDLVQEGNIGLIKAVEKFEYKRGFKFSTYATWWIRQAITRSISDQARTIRVPVHMIEQINRLNRETRYLVQVLGKDPTDEELSVRLGWELKKVKTVKNVSREPVSLETPIGEEEDSVLSDFIEDKAIKNPAKHTSFVVLQDQIRSILGTLPEREQEVVKMRFGLEDGYSLTLEEVGLHFNVTRERIRQIESKALRRLKNPKKTQKLKDYLEDLN from the coding sequence ATGAATAGTATAGAAAATAAAGATTTGCAATGCTTTAGAAAGAAGAATTCAAAAGTAATAAAAGCCATATTGGATTATTTGAGGGGTAGAAAAGAGATTACATTTGGAGATTTATCTACTTTGCTTTCAGAAGATATGTTGGAGCCGGAAAACATTGATTTTATTTATGGAATACTTGAGGATGAGGGAATAAGTTTGATTGATGAAAGAGTAGAGTCTAAGAACTCTAGTGTTAGTGATAGTTCCGAATTAGAAGAGTCAAGTAAAATGGATAGCCAGTTTATGGTCTTAGGTGATTCTGTTGATGGTGATGATGAGGTTGATGATAAATTAGAAGAATTTGATGATGATATTTTAGACAAGGAAGATTTTTCAGGGTGCATTAAGAGTGGGTTGTTAAAAGATAACAATACCGAAGATCCAATAAGGCTTTATTTGAAAGAGATAGGGAAAGAATTTTTGTTAACTGGAGATCAAGAAGTTGAGCTTGCAAAACAAATGGATTCTGGTGAATCTATAATTGAAAACATTCTTAAGAGTGAGGGACTTGTTATAGAGAATTATTATAATTTGGTTAATGCTATTTATTCAAGAGTAGATAGAGAAGAATTTTTTAAAAGAGAGAAGGAAAGAGAAAAGGATAATAACGCTGACTACTATAACAAAAAAAAAAGAATCACATCTTTTTATAAAGCTTCATTAAAGCCATTCCAGGAGCGTTTAGTAAGTTATATTGAAAATAAGCATAAATTATATGAACTTGGGGAAGATATTTTTGAAGAAAGTATTAATAATGAAAGGCTTTATATAAAAGAGATGCTTAAATCTGTTCCTTTATATCAGGAGGAGTTAAGAGTTTTTTCAGATGATTATATTGACTCTGCTAGTAAGATAAGGGATTTGAAGAGACAGCAAAAGTCTATATTGGATAGATTAAAGGTGGACAAAATTAGGAATCTTAGGGTTCTTGGAAGAGATTTAGCTATTCCTGAGAGACGGGAGAGGATAGAAAAATCTTTAAATATACGAGAAGATCTTATTAAGGAGCAAATTACAGAAGCTCAGCTTGCTCAAAAAGAGCTTGAAAGAATCGAGATGTATTATGAGTACCCAATAGATAGAATAATAAGGATGTCGGAAGAAATTCTTAAGGGTAAGCAGATGATGCAACATGCTAAAGATCAGCTTATTAAGGCTAATTTAAGACTTGTGGTAAGTATTGCTAAGAAGTATGCTAATAGGGGGCTTCATTTTTTTGATCTTGTGCAAGAGGGTAATATTGGTTTAATTAAGGCTGTTGAAAAATTTGAGTATAAGAGAGGGTTTAAATTTTCTACTTATGCTACATGGTGGATTCGTCAAGCGATAACAAGGTCAATCTCAGATCAGGCACGCACAATACGTGTTCCTGTACATATGATTGAGCAAATAAATAGATTGAATAGAGAAACAAGATATTTGGTGCAAGTTTTGGGTAAAGATCCAACAGATGAGGAACTTTCAGTGAGACTTGGATGGGAACTAAAGAAGGTTAAGACTGTTAAAAATGTTTCAAGGGAACCTGTATCACTTGAAACGCCAATTGGAGAAGAGGAAGACTCTGTTCTTAGTGATTTTATAGAGGATAAGGCAATAAAAAATCCAGCAAAGCATACATCTTTTGTAGTTTTGCAAGATCAAATAAGATCAATTCTTGGTACTCTTCCCGAGAGAGAGCAGGAAGTAGTTAAGATGAGATTTGGACTTGAAGATGGATATTCTTTAACTCTTGAGGAAGTTGGACTTCATTTTAATGTTACAAGGGAAAGGATTAGACAGATTGAATCAAAGGCTTTAAGGAGACTTAAAAATCCTAAGAAGACTCAAAAACTTAAAGATTATTTAGAAGATTTAAATTAA
- a CDS encoding CCA tRNA nucleotidyltransferase encodes MNLGSNSKDIISIGKIFNNNNYDFFLVGGALRDLLLKKIPYDFDFTTNATPEEIMQLFPNNIQTGIKHGTISIIFNKKIFEVTTYRIDKEYENKRFPKKIEFTKSLNEDLKRRDFTINSIVMNILNCKIIDYYNGERDLNKKIIKCIGDANKRFEEDALRILRASRFASTLDFIIDKQTLISMKYKKENILLLSKERINNEFIKLLEGKNPIKGINYLQKVNFFKYFFNMEINKKLKNKITLLEKKKFYLKAIVILTIKQDALPLRDTLKLLKFSNKDIKLILFYKCIFNEINTSQIKTLKDIRILLSKATKEDYKEIFDIYKALKGKDHKLKFILNKIKSKKLTNNPLSLKELAINGDDIKKLKITESKNIGQILNNLLDKVLSNPKLNKKEILLKEVKQIKGQYSQHS; translated from the coding sequence ATGAATTTAGGATCTAATAGTAAAGACATAATAAGTATTGGTAAAATTTTCAATAATAATAACTATGATTTTTTCCTAGTAGGAGGTGCTTTAAGAGATTTACTCCTTAAAAAGATACCTTATGATTTTGACTTTACAACTAATGCAACTCCAGAAGAAATAATGCAACTATTTCCAAACAACATACAAACAGGTATCAAACATGGAACAATAAGTATAATTTTTAATAAAAAAATTTTTGAAGTTACTACTTATAGAATAGACAAAGAATATGAAAATAAAAGATTTCCCAAAAAAATAGAATTTACAAAAAGTTTAAATGAAGACCTAAAAAGAAGAGATTTTACAATAAACTCAATTGTAATGAATATACTCAACTGTAAAATAATAGATTATTACAATGGGGAAAGAGACCTTAATAAAAAAATAATCAAATGTATAGGTGATGCGAATAAAAGGTTTGAAGAGGATGCTCTTAGAATATTAAGAGCATCAAGATTTGCATCTACGCTTGACTTTATAATAGATAAGCAAACATTAATCTCTATGAAATACAAAAAAGAAAACATCTTACTCTTATCAAAGGAAAGAATAAATAATGAATTTATTAAACTTTTAGAAGGAAAAAATCCAATAAAGGGAATCAACTATCTACAAAAAGTAAACTTTTTCAAATATTTCTTTAATATGGAAATAAATAAAAAATTAAAAAACAAAATTACCCTCTTAGAGAAAAAAAAATTTTATCTCAAAGCAATAGTTATTCTTACAATCAAACAAGACGCACTGCCCTTAAGAGATACTTTAAAATTACTTAAATTTTCCAACAAAGATATAAAATTAATCTTATTCTATAAATGCATTTTTAATGAAATTAACACTTCTCAAATCAAAACATTAAAAGACATAAGAATACTGCTAAGTAAGGCAACCAAAGAAGATTATAAGGAAATATTTGATATATATAAAGCTCTTAAAGGCAAAGATCACAAACTCAAATTCATATTAAATAAAATCAAAAGCAAAAAATTAACAAATAATCCATTATCTTTAAAAGAATTAGCAATAAATGGTGATGACATTAAAAAGCTTAAAATAACAGAAAGTAAAAATATTGGACAAATACTAAACAATTTATTAGATAAAGTACTAAGTAATCCTAAATTAAATAAAAAAGAAATTCTACTAAAAGAGGTAAAGCAAATCAAAGGTCAATATTCTCAACATTCTTAA
- the coaD gene encoding pantetheine-phosphate adenylyltransferase yields the protein MRIAVFPGSFDPITWGHIDLVKRASLIFDKVIVLVAKNSSKSYLLSDVERFELTCEVIKTLSIAKIFVDKHNGLIVDYALKNSARFIVRGIRAFHDFECEFERYIINSELNSEIDTVFLPSSSKYLFVRSDFVKELIKNKNFDLSRFVPELVQNKLKSKFIDKWS from the coding sequence ATGAGAATAGCAGTATTTCCTGGTTCATTTGATCCTATTACTTGGGGACATATTGATTTAGTGAAGAGAGCTTCACTTATTTTTGATAAGGTTATTGTTCTTGTTGCTAAGAATAGTAGTAAAAGTTATTTACTTAGTGATGTTGAGAGGTTTGAACTCACTTGTGAGGTTATAAAGACTTTATCTATTGCAAAAATATTTGTAGATAAGCATAATGGATTAATTGTTGATTATGCTTTAAAGAATAGTGCTAGGTTTATTGTAAGAGGTATTAGGGCTTTTCATGATTTTGAGTGTGAGTTTGAGAGGTATATCATTAATAGTGAACTTAATTCTGAGATAGATACAGTTTTTCTGCCGAGTAGTTCTAAATATTTGTTTGTAAGGTCAGATTTTGTTAAAGAATTAATAAAAAATAAAAATTTTGATCTCTCAAGGTTTGTTCCGGAATTAGTTCAAAATAAGTTAAAATCTAAATTTATTGACAAATGGTCTTAA
- a CDS encoding zinc ribbon domain-containing protein, with product MESNIDILKNLEGIYKAKFKLEERQKNIPKYLQSKKSQIDELIGALDELQIKFKECQKEDASLKLGIQDINVRKTKAEEKIDSIKTQREYEALEKELQTIIDDEVAIRKKMTHVTGLKTRVDREIAEIKSKLEGEQDIYATESTNLENELLEIKQKLFDIANEEEKYASRMDEDFLFKFQRIIRNKSNGVVPLVENVCKGCHMILPVEFANKVRREPDDVKFCPYCSRILYYQEKFEVGLGMIPGSLADLIE from the coding sequence GTGGAAAGTAATATTGATATATTAAAAAACCTTGAAGGCATATATAAAGCTAAGTTTAAGCTTGAGGAAAGGCAAAAAAATATTCCTAAGTATTTGCAATCCAAGAAGTCTCAAATTGATGAACTTATTGGAGCTCTTGATGAATTACAGATTAAATTTAAAGAATGCCAAAAAGAAGATGCTTCTTTAAAACTAGGCATTCAAGACATTAATGTAAGAAAAACTAAAGCAGAGGAAAAAATAGATAGTATTAAAACTCAAAGGGAATATGAGGCTCTTGAGAAAGAATTACAGACTATTATTGATGATGAAGTTGCCATTAGGAAAAAGATGACACATGTTACTGGGCTTAAGACAAGGGTAGATAGAGAAATAGCGGAAATAAAGAGTAAACTTGAGGGAGAACAAGATATATATGCTACTGAGAGTACTAATCTTGAAAATGAGCTTTTAGAGATTAAACAAAAACTTTTTGATATTGCAAATGAAGAAGAAAAATATGCTTCTCGAATGGATGAGGATTTTTTGTTTAAGTTTCAGAGGATTATTAGAAATAAATCTAATGGAGTTGTTCCTTTGGTTGAAAATGTTTGTAAGGGGTGTCATATGATACTTCCTGTTGAATTTGCAAATAAGGTGAGGCGTGAGCCAGATGATGTTAAGTTTTGTCCTTATTGTAGTAGAATACTTTATTATCAAGAGAAATTTGAAGTTGGTTTGGGAATGATTCCTGGAAGTTTGGCAGATCTTATTGAATAA
- the trmD gene encoding tRNA (guanosine(37)-N1)-methyltransferase TrmD: MKITILSLFPSIIAPFFENSIMKKVVDRGIVSYELISIRDFSKDKHKRCDDISYGGGAGMVLKAQPVSDALDYVNSKDKTTIFLSPSGLKYNQKLAYDLSREKELVIICGRYEGLDQRVIDLYVDFEISVGDYVLSSGEVAALVLIDSIYRLLDGVINPKSLIEESFGSEYSLLEYPHYTRPYEFKGMEVPSVLLSGHHEEIRRWRFIKAVEKTKKNRYDLYLKYLEVKGEDNGSNKAN; this comes from the coding sequence ATGAAAATTACTATTCTTTCTTTATTTCCGTCAATAATTGCTCCATTTTTTGAAAATTCAATAATGAAGAAAGTTGTGGATAGAGGTATTGTGAGTTATGAACTTATTTCTATTCGTGATTTTTCTAAAGATAAACATAAAAGGTGTGATGATATATCTTATGGTGGTGGTGCAGGAATGGTTTTAAAGGCTCAACCTGTGTCAGATGCTCTTGATTATGTGAATTCAAAAGATAAAACTACAATATTTTTAAGTCCGTCTGGTTTAAAGTATAATCAGAAATTAGCCTATGACTTGTCAAGGGAAAAGGAACTTGTTATAATTTGTGGAAGATATGAAGGGCTAGATCAACGTGTCATTGATTTGTATGTTGATTTTGAAATTTCAGTTGGAGATTATGTACTCTCTTCAGGTGAAGTTGCTGCTCTTGTTTTAATAGATAGTATATATAGATTATTAGATGGTGTAATAAATCCAAAATCCTTGATTGAGGAGTCTTTTGGTAGTGAGTATAGTCTTCTTGAATATCCTCATTATACCAGGCCTTATGAGTTTAAGGGAATGGAAGTGCCTAGTGTACTTCTTTCAGGGCATCATGAAGAAATAAGGAGATGGAGGTTTATTAAGGCTGTTGAAAAAACAAAGAAGAATCGATATGATTTGTACCTTAAATATTTAGAAGTGAAGGGAGAAGATAATGGATCTAATAAAGCAAATTGA
- a CDS encoding tetratricopeptide repeat protein, translating into MGIRYIRHIFYLIVVLILFFFIFYILSYFKAFSNSYLRAGPTEVNLLVLWENKEYKEIIDYAENELKTNKFDFNLNLLLGFSYFYYSLMLNDSSLKTHFLDNSIERLRFLMSINADIPMSSLYYILGKAYSHKGEYYSELSVKYLNKALYSNNFDFMSIKEDIFEYLGYSYQLLRDYKSSLRFFMKAYSENKSDLVLWSLAYINYKIGDIDKSIEYISKFIKEENESFNSEKSDDNLMQKVYLLYGDIYLDQGVYDEAFNCYDKVLKINSLNPNVYVKIGDIYRKRDKDYPKARKYWREALSINPYLEEARERLRINLEDF; encoded by the coding sequence ATGGGAATAAGGTATATAAGACATATTTTTTATTTGATTGTAGTTTTAATACTTTTTTTCTTTATTTTTTATATTTTATCTTATTTTAAAGCCTTTTCCAATTCTTATTTAAGAGCGGGGCCTACTGAGGTAAATTTACTTGTTCTTTGGGAAAATAAGGAATATAAAGAAATAATAGATTATGCTGAGAATGAACTTAAGACAAACAAGTTTGATTTTAATCTAAATTTGCTTCTTGGGTTTTCGTATTTTTATTATTCCTTAATGCTAAATGATAGCTCTTTAAAAACTCATTTTTTGGATAATTCAATAGAAAGATTAAGGTTTTTAATGTCAATTAATGCTGATATTCCTATGAGTTCGCTTTATTATATTTTAGGTAAAGCTTATTCCCATAAGGGTGAATATTATAGTGAGCTTTCTGTTAAATATTTAAACAAAGCCTTATATTCGAATAATTTTGATTTCATGAGTATAAAAGAAGATATTTTTGAATATTTGGGGTATTCTTATCAACTTTTAAGAGATTATAAGTCTAGTTTAAGGTTTTTTATGAAAGCTTATAGCGAGAATAAGTCGGATCTTGTTCTTTGGAGTTTGGCATATATTAATTATAAAATAGGAGACATTGATAAGAGTATTGAATATATAAGTAAATTTATAAAAGAAGAGAATGAGTCTTTTAACAGTGAAAAAAGCGATGATAATTTGATGCAAAAGGTGTATTTGTTATATGGCGATATATATTTGGATCAGGGCGTTTATGATGAAGCTTTTAATTGCTATGATAAAGTCTTAAAAATTAATAGTTTAAATCCCAATGTTTATGTTAAAATAGGGGATATATATAGAAAGAGAGATAAAGATTATCCTAAAGCTCGAAAATATTGGAGAGAAGCATTGAGCATTAATCCTTATTTAGAGGAAGCAAGGGAAAGGCTTAGAATTAACTTAGAAGATTTTTAG
- the rplS gene encoding 50S ribosomal protein L19, translated as MDLIKQIEAKEKRTEVFDFRVGDTVRVSYRIIEGSNERTQNFEGLVISIQNKGIGQTFLVRKISSGIGVEKIFPMHSPIIEKVQVLKRGKVRKAKLYYMRGRIGKAAMKVKERLDIKKLK; from the coding sequence ATGGATCTAATAAAGCAAATTGAAGCTAAGGAAAAGAGAACAGAAGTTTTTGATTTTAGAGTAGGAGACACTGTGCGTGTTAGCTATAGGATTATTGAGGGAAGTAATGAGAGGACCCAAAATTTTGAAGGACTTGTTATTTCTATTCAAAATAAAGGTATTGGGCAAACTTTTTTGGTTAGAAAGATTTCTTCGGGGATTGGAGTTGAAAAAATATTTCCAATGCATTCTCCTATTATAGAGAAGGTTCAGGTTTTAAAGCGAGGAAAGGTAAGGAAGGCTAAGCTTTATTATATGAGAGGTAGAATTGGTAAGGCTGCTATGAAGGTAAAGGAGCGTCTTGACATTAAGAAACTTAAATAA
- the dnaG gene encoding DNA primase: MEHAKVIDLIRNRVDIVDFIGERVKLVKSGSSYKGLCPFHAEKTASFFVNPSQGFFYCFGCKRGGDVIKFLMDIEKFSYDNAVKFLCSRVGISYDDIKKPLKLKDGIQNKEIISKIYSLNAKLVKFFLASFCNNSEVLNYILRKRSISEKVINLFNIGYLKCDVEGGFSFYNFLISKGYSAEILSKSGFFSRKKQKFSILSGRLIFPIRDFKGNVVGFGGRSLGLNNGPKYINLSETDAFKKRELLYGFYEGFSVIKENKSVILTEGYIDVLSFFTADVRIAVSTLGTSFSREHLALIRRYADKIIICFDGDDAGLLATLKAYQICLPFGIDVSVIKMEDGLDPADVLKSKGASYLRGMVGDKCDAFEYLLEKYSAKYDLNKTSDLNHMIGIFIKLISLSSTNTQRDILLEKIESKVGVRLETLRKDYYDIRERNAIESSKKSTYSYQPNTYERYLVIALLKDFNYFNIIRRNISDSDLHDIDVRKVFMCFENLFDNNEIFSLLNLKEFLKDRYGVSEVFFEDMLRIEFEVDNEMVMQILFAIKKRKLEDRVLAFREMNRNSALMEIDAKTQIRELMFLNMQRESLRIYLNE; the protein is encoded by the coding sequence ATGGAACATGCTAAAGTTATAGATTTGATCAGAAATAGAGTAGATATTGTGGATTTTATAGGTGAACGAGTTAAATTAGTCAAATCAGGATCATCTTATAAGGGACTTTGTCCTTTTCATGCTGAGAAAACAGCTTCTTTTTTTGTAAATCCTTCTCAGGGGTTTTTTTATTGTTTTGGATGTAAAAGGGGAGGGGATGTTATAAAATTTTTGATGGATATTGAAAAATTTAGCTATGATAATGCTGTTAAGTTTTTATGTAGTAGAGTAGGAATTTCGTATGACGATATTAAGAAACCTCTTAAGCTTAAGGATGGAATTCAGAATAAGGAAATAATTTCAAAAATATATAGCTTGAATGCTAAGTTAGTGAAGTTTTTTTTGGCTTCTTTTTGTAATAATAGTGAAGTTTTGAATTATATTCTTAGGAAGAGAAGTATATCAGAAAAAGTTATTAATTTATTTAATATTGGATATTTGAAATGTGATGTGGAGGGTGGATTTAGTTTTTATAATTTTTTAATTTCAAAGGGATATTCTGCTGAAATATTGAGCAAGAGTGGTTTCTTTTCAAGAAAAAAACAAAAGTTTTCAATTTTATCTGGTAGATTAATTTTTCCAATCAGAGATTTTAAAGGAAATGTGGTGGGATTTGGGGGACGAAGTTTAGGCTTAAATAATGGTCCCAAGTATATCAATTTGAGCGAAACAGATGCTTTTAAAAAAAGAGAGCTACTTTATGGATTTTATGAAGGGTTTTCTGTGATTAAGGAAAATAAGTCGGTAATATTAACAGAGGGGTATATAGATGTTCTTTCTTTTTTTACAGCTGATGTAAGAATTGCGGTATCTACACTCGGTACATCCTTTTCAAGAGAGCATCTTGCTTTAATTAGAAGATATGCGGATAAAATAATAATATGTTTTGATGGTGATGATGCTGGACTTTTAGCTACGCTTAAGGCATATCAAATTTGTTTGCCCTTTGGCATTGATGTAAGTGTAATTAAGATGGAGGATGGACTTGACCCTGCAGATGTTTTGAAGAGTAAGGGGGCATCTTATTTAAGAGGTATGGTTGGTGATAAGTGTGATGCATTTGAGTATCTTTTGGAAAAATATTCTGCTAAATATGATTTAAATAAAACATCAGATTTAAATCATATGATTGGTATCTTTATAAAATTAATAAGTTTATCAAGCACTAATACTCAAAGAGATATTCTTTTAGAAAAAATAGAGAGTAAGGTTGGAGTTAGACTTGAGACCTTAAGAAAAGATTACTATGATATTAGAGAAAGAAATGCAATTGAGAGCTCTAAGAAAAGTACATATTCTTATCAACCAAATACATATGAGAGGTATTTAGTAATTGCCTTGTTGAAAGACTTTAATTATTTTAATATAATAAGGCGTAATATTAGTGATAGTGATTTACATGACATTGATGTAAGAAAAGTTTTTATGTGCTTTGAAAACTTATTTGATAATAATGAGATTTTTTCATTGCTTAATTTAAAAGAGTTTTTAAAAGATAGGTATGGTGTTAGTGAAGTTTTTTTTGAAGATATGTTAAGGATAGAATTTGAAGTAGATAATGAGATGGTTATGCAAATTTTATTTGCAATTAAAAAAAGAAAATTGGAAGACCGCGTTTTGGCTTTTAGGGAAATGAACAGAAATAGTGCTTTAATGGAAATAGATGCTAAGACTCAAATAAGAGAATTAATGTTTTTGAATATGCAAAGAGAGAGTTTAAGGATATATTTGAATGAATAG
- the acpP gene encoding acyl carrier protein has protein sequence MEQSEIFKKIRSIISEQLDKREDEITMESRFVEDLGADSLDIYELLYLLEEAFDDKIPENEASEFETVGDVVTFIEKRKD, from the coding sequence ATGGAACAAAGTGAAATTTTTAAAAAGATTAGGTCTATTATATCTGAGCAGCTTGATAAAAGGGAAGATGAAATCACTATGGAGTCTAGGTTTGTTGAAGATCTTGGAGCAGACAGCCTTGATATTTATGAACTTTTATATTTACTAGAGGAAGCATTTGATGATAAGATTCCAGAAAATGAAGCTAGTGAGTTTGAAACGGTAGGTGATGTTGTTACCTTTATTGAGAAGAGGAAGGATTAA
- the rnc gene encoding ribonuclease III has protein sequence MKFDEERKKQLDEFLMSLHIGFNDFDLLNTALSHSSYANELEQKSINNERLEFLGDSVLNLIITDYLYRLYPEKSEGELSKARSYIVSEDSLSSLARELDLGSYLLLGRGEESNDGRNKKGILADAIEAFVGALYLDSGFLKVSAFVVELFDVHIRLMFNRGDFKDYKSLFQEYVQKKYKISPSYKLAKEIGPDHNKIFCVELYVDDKFISNGKGKSKKEAEMRAAEMALKNVENIDL, from the coding sequence ATGAAGTTTGATGAGGAACGGAAGAAACAATTAGATGAATTTTTAATGAGTTTGCATATTGGTTTTAATGATTTTGATTTGTTAAATACAGCTTTAAGCCATTCATCATATGCTAATGAACTAGAACAAAAGTCTATTAATAATGAGAGATTAGAGTTTTTAGGAGATTCTGTTCTCAACCTTATTATTACAGATTATTTATATAGATTGTATCCTGAGAAGAGTGAGGGTGAGCTTAGTAAAGCTAGATCTTATATTGTAAGTGAAGATTCTCTTTCTAGTCTTGCTCGAGAACTTGACCTTGGAAGTTATCTTTTACTTGGTCGGGGAGAGGAGAGTAATGATGGACGGAATAAGAAGGGCATTCTTGCTGATGCTATTGAAGCTTTTGTTGGGGCTCTTTATCTTGATAGTGGGTTTTTAAAAGTTTCGGCTTTTGTGGTAGAGCTTTTTGATGTACATATAAGATTGATGTTTAATCGTGGGGATTTTAAGGATTATAAAAGTCTTTTTCAAGAATATGTTCAAAAGAAATATAAGATTTCACCAAGTTATAAATTAGCCAAAGAGATAGGTCCTGACCATAATAAGATTTTTTGTGTGGAACTTTATGTTGATGATAAATTTATATCAAATGGCAAGGGAAAATCTAAAAAAGAAGCTGAGATGAGAGCCGCTGAGATGGCACTTAAGAATGTTGAGAATATTGACCTTTGA